From Zingiber officinale cultivar Zhangliang chromosome 5B, Zo_v1.1, whole genome shotgun sequence, the proteins below share one genomic window:
- the LOC121987948 gene encoding transcription factor MYC2-like, which translates to MMEAFPWMTSPPPAAASSPTTLQAGDFSNQGTLQRRLQALIEGSQLESWTYAIFWQSCIDIDTSDSLLRWGDGYYKGWEEDKRKERAASPEEKGLRKHVLHELNALISGGGEGSSSADETVEVGVRDTEWFFLVSMTQSFVNGAGLPGRTLFSGNVSWLTGAYSLGVAPCGRARQSKVFGIRTMACVPVGSAVVELGSTQLIYHNTEITAKIKVLFGLNPVAVEMPQAAPSGAGYSLSPPLMVVEQGEEDPSLIEIPAAALDDARKDDRSSGFTSRPTNKILSVSSAPLSAGRQGKTSGRDFLSRANTDHSQLEHSVREMKRAPRKRGHKPVKGCEEPFNYHVEAERQRRQKLNQRFYALRSVVPNVSKMDKTSLLSDAIGYINELHAKLRSAEADKEALRDQMATIKKKYDSAAFTHGVCYDMELEVKVLGSEAMIRVQCQKRNHPAARLMAVLMELDLEVLSSSVSVVKDLMIQQTTAKMAANRPFTAEQLDAALYSRLAANPATTIYI; encoded by the coding sequence ATGATGGAGGCCTTCCCCTGGATGACTAGTCCGCCGCCCGCCGCTGCTTCCTCCCCGACGACGCTGCAGGCGGGGGACTTCTCGAACCAAGGAACTCTGCAGCGGCGCCTGCAGGCGCTGATCGAGGGGTCACAGCTAGAGAGCTGGACGTATGCCATCTTTTGGCAATCGTGTATCGACATCGACACCAGCGACTCGCTCCTCAGATGGGGGGATGGCTACTACAAGGGTTGGGAGGAGGACAAGCGGAAAGAGCGGGCGGCCTCCCCGGAGGAGAAGGGGCTCCGTAAACATGTACTCCACGAGCTCAACGCGCTCATCTCCGGCGGCGGAGAGGGGTCCTCTTCCGCCGACGAAACGGTGGAGGTGGGGGTGAGGGACACCGAGTGGTTTTTCTTAGTTTCTATGACGCAGTCCTTCGTGAACGGCGCCGGGCTCCCGGGGCGAACTCTGTTCTCCGGAAACGTATCCTGGCTCACCGGCGCCTACAGCCTCGGGGTCGCACCCTGCGGCCGCGCTCGCCAGTCCAAGGTCTTCGGCATCCGGACCATGGCCTGCGTCCCCGTCGGATCTGCTGTCGTCGAGCTCGGATCCACGCAGCTCATCTATCACAACACCGAGATCACGGCCAAAATTAAGGTTCTCTTCGGTCTTAACCCCGTGGCCGTGGAGATGCCTCAGGCTGCTCCTTCCGGTGCCGGATATTCGCTCTCGCCGCCGTTGATGGTTGTGGAGCAGGGAGAAGAAGATCCGTCCCTGATAGAGATCCCCGCCGCGGCGCTCGACGACGCTAGGAAGGACGACAGGTCCAGCGGGTTCACATCGCGCCCGACCAACAAGATACTCTCAGTCTCATCCGCTCCCCTTTCTGCCGGCCGTCAGGGCAAGACTTCCGGTCGCGACTTCCTCAGCAGGGCCAACACGGACCATTCTCAGCTTGAGCACTCAGTTCGGGAGATGAAGCGGGCGCCGCGGAAGCGCGGGCACAAGCCGGTGAAAGGATGCGAGGAGCCGTTCAATTACCACGTGGAGGCCGAGCGGCAGAGGCGGCAGAAGCTGAACCAGAGATTCTACGCGCTGCGCTCGGTGGTGCCCAACGTGTCGAAGATGGACAAGACGTCCCTCCTCAGCGACGCCATCGGATACATCAACGAGCTTCACGCCAAGCTCCGGTCGGCGGAGGCTGACAAGGAGGCGCTCCGGGATCAGATGGCGACTATCAAAAAAAAGTACGACTCTGCAGCCTTTACGCACGGCGTCTGCTATGACATGGAGTTGGAGGTGAAAGTGCTGGGCTCGGAGGCGATGATCCGGGTGCAGTGCCAGAAGAGGAACCACCCAGCGGCGAGGCTGATGGCGGTGCTGATGGAACTGgatctggaagttctctcctcgAGTGTGTCGGTGGTGAAAGACTTGATGATACAGCAGACCACCGCGAAGATGGCGGCGAACAGGCCATTCACGGCGGAGCAGCTCGACGCCGCTCTCTACTCCAGATTAGCAGCAAATCCAGCgacaacaatatatatatag